The Pontibacter korlensis sequence CGTAAATCAGGAGAAAAACTTTGGTTCTATATTGATGTAACTCCAATTTTTGACCAGGAGGGCAAGCTGGTAAATTATATCGCTATAGAAACTGACATCACAGAGAAAAAAGAGGCAGAAGCAAAGCTCGTAAAATTGGCTGACGACCTGTACAAGCATAACCTCGACCTGCAGCAGTTCACTTACATCATCTCGCATAACCTGCGGGCGCCAGTGGCCAATGCTTTGGGACTGACTCAGCTGATGAACAAGCTACCCAAAGACTCTGCTACTTACCATACAGCACTACAAAAGTTACAGGGCTCTATTCAGCAACTCGATACGGTGGTAAAGGATATAAACCATATCCTCTCCCTCCGCGACTCAGGTCGGGTATCTACACGCGAACAAGTTTCCCTGGCGCAAGTTTGCCAAGATGTACTGGACCACCTGGGAGAGGAAATACAACATATCGGAGCAAATATCAAGATAGATATTGCCCCAGAACACTGCCTGCTTTCTATCAGGGCGTACCTGTACAGCATCCTCTACAACTTAGTAACCAACAGTCTGAAGTACAGGTCTGAAAAGCGCCAGCTAACCTTAACTATCGCCACAGAACGTGACAAGCGAGGCTATGTACTTACTGTGCGCGATAACGGCTTAGGTATGGAGATGCACCTGGTGCAGAACCATTTGTTTCAGCTGTACAAGCGCTTCCACCCGAACATTTATGGTAAGGGCATCGGGCTTTTTCTAGTAAAAACACAGGTACAAGCCCTAAGCGGTAAAATTGAAGTTGAGAGTGCCCCTGAAGCGGGTACTACATTTAAGGTATATTTAGGAGCAAAACATGTATAAGAAAGTTTACATAGTAGACGATGACGAGGTAAGCATCTTTTTGACAGAGGCTATCTTGGAGGCTGAAAGCTTTGCCACCGAGTTCAAGGGTTTCCTGGACCCCAAAAAGGCATTGTACAACCTGCTAGAGAATGCGAAGAACAGCAATACCTCCGCTTTACCAGAGGTAATCTTCCTGGATCTGAACATGCCTTTCATAAGCGGCTGGGACTTCTTAGAGGCTTTGGCTCCTTACGAGCATGCCTTGAAAGGCCGGTGCCGCATTTATATACTGACCTCTTCGGTAGATGAGCATGAACGCCAGCGCGCTGCTGCTTCTGGCCTTGTGGCAGGCTTCTTACAGAAGCCCCTGCAGGACGGTTGCCTGACACAATTAAAAAGAAACTAGAAAAGTTAAGTACAGCTGGAGTATACCTACACAAGCTTAAACCCAATGCATCACAATTCACCTCCAACTAGAAGCAGTGCCAGCATTGCATCACTGCGTCTTGAGCGTCTTAACCGTCTCTTGTTTAACCATTACCCTGATGCCATCTATACCATCAACACGGATGGTACATTTCATACAGTAAACGATACAGTATGCCAGGTACTGCAGAAAGAGCGGGAGGAGTTGGTTGGGCAAAACTACCAGCTAGCTGTTCACCCGGAGTACTGGGAGCACTCTTTCTCCTATTTTAAGGCTGCTCATGAAGGCTTGCCACAGCGTTACCAAACAGTAGTACGCAGCAGCAGCGGCGAATCTGTTTTCCTTGATGTAACCAATTTTCCACTGAAGGTAAACGGAGAAATGGTAGGTGTTTTTGGTATTGCCAGAGACATTACAGAGCAAAAGCACCGCGAACAGGCGCTACTGCGCACCACACAAGAGCTGAAGCGCCAGAACGAAGAACTGGAGCTGTTTCGAAAGATAATCGCACACGATTTCCGCAGCCCTATAGCCCGTTTGTTGGGCCTTAGCAAATTGCTACAGAAAGATAACCTGCCTGAAAAGACGCAAGAGACAGCCCTTTCAGCACTCCTGCAATCTGCCCAGCAGCTCGATGGGATGGTGCAGGACCTGAACCAGATGCTATCGCTGCACCACCAGGGCGACGAGCCAAGGGAACAGTGCGACGCAGTAGAGCTTGTACAGTTAGCGATGAATAGCCTGCAAGCAGACATCAGCAGCGCTGGCGGAAGTATAACACTTGATGCACCAGACACCCTGCAGGTGTTCACTGTTAAAGCCTTTATGGCAAGTATCGTCCAGAACCTTCTATCAAACGCTATAAAATACCGTTCACCTGACAGGGCACTACAGGTAAATATTCAAGTGGCACAACAGGGCAAAGAGGTGGTATTTACATTCACTGATAATGGCAAGGGTATGGATCTGGACCAGGTAGGATCTTCTTTGTTTAGAATGTACAAACGCTTTCATCACGAAGTGGACGGAAAGGGTCTTGGCTTATACTTAGTGAAAGAGCAGGTTAGATTGTTGGAAGGGCGTATTGAAGTAGAAAGCACTCCGGAACAGGGAACTACCTTCACTGTTACCTTACCTGTATAGTCTTGGTATAAAGCATAATACACCTGTTTATCCTCTCTCTATAGCAGCTATTATTACACTTTTCTTGGCTGCTAACTTTTCTAGCTTTCCCATTGCAGATTTGGCATAACTTTTCGCACATAAATTTAGCTTCACCGTAGATATAGGTTCCTAATGAAGCTGCTTTGTTACAACACACAATAACTCTGACAACAGGTAATGGTATAGCAATTGACTGTCTTTGAATCCGCTGATTATGATTTGTTTCTGCAAGCGCAGGAGCTTCAGGAGAGCTTACTTCAACCTAAAAGCAGGTGCATGTTTAAGAATGTCTATATTATCGACGATGACGAGGTAAGCGTTTTCCTGACAGAGGCGATGCTGATGACGGAGAATTTTGCGCATAACTATGAGACATTCCTTAACCCGCAAGATGCGCTACAGCACTTGCTCCAAGCACTAGGGCAAGGTAAAGAGGACAAAACTCCTGACATCATCTTCCTGGATTTAAACATGCCTTTTATGAGCGGCTGGGACTTTCTTAACGCACTGGCTCCATATGAAGCACAACTTCAGGAGTGCTGCTCTTTGTACTTGCTTTCCTCCTCCATGGATGTGCAGGAAGTTCAACGTGCAAGGAAGTATCCGCTTCTGTCAGGCTTTCTACAAAAACCGCTGGAGGAGGCAACAATTCGTGACCTGCTCAAGCAGACCTCCTGACCAAATGTTTCTTATTATGTTACCTGGGGAATGTGTGGTAAGATCCTTTAACTTTTAGCCTTGCTATTTGTAGTTACAATAGAAGTATAAAAGTATAGCATGATACTCATTTATTTGAACATCATGCTATTACTCGCGGACATACACCAAGAGAAAAACTATGAAGCTAAGCCGAGCAAACCAAGCTAACATCTGCAACACCTGCGGCACCCGCTTTAGCACAGCCAAAACTAACCAGGAGCTTTGTTGTATATGTTCCGATGATCGCCAGTTTGTGCCACCACAGGGGCAACAGTGGATAACATACGAACAACTGGCCAAAGAGCGAAATATCCTGTTCTCACAGCTGCAGCCGCAGCTTTACGACCTGCGCATTACCCCAGCCTTCGCCATAGGGCAGAAGGCACACCTGGTACTATCACCGGGCGGAAATATCCTATGGGACTGCCTACCCCTACTCGATGCCCAGACACATGCCTACATCCAAAGCTTGGGAGGACTTAAAGCAATCGCTATCTCACACCCACACTTCTACAGTCTGATGGCAGAATGGGCCGAAGCTTTTGATTGCCCTATCTACCTCCATGAAAATGACCGGGAATGGCTAAAAGACAGCAGCCCCCACATCGAGACTTTTAGCCCTGAGCGAAAAGAGCTTTGGGATGATATAAGCATAGTACATGTGGGAGGGCATTTTCCTGGAAGCACAGTGCTGCACCTGCCCCACCATGGCCACGCAGGCACCCTGCTAACCGGCGACAGCATTTTAGTGGTACAAGACAAGAACCGCGTCACGTTTATGTACAGCTACCCTAACATGATACCGCTACCGAAACGGGATATTGAACAGATATGGGAGCGTGTAAAAGTTTTGAAATTTGATACGCTACATGCTGCTTTCAAAGGATCTGGCATAGAAAAAGGGGCTAAAGAGGTAGTAGAGAAGTCGGCTAAACGCTACCTCGAAATATTTACCCCCTGAAATTATTAGCTGCTTTGCCATACTGTATACCTTTGCTGCGCTGAAGAACTACAGAAAAGTAACTTTAGGTGCTGCCACAGGTATAGTTGAAAATGCCCAAAACCCTTGATATTTTTGCCCGCTTTGGGCTTACTCTACAGATTGTTAAAACAGCACTAGCTGCTGCCATCTCGTGGTCTGTGGCCACTACATTTCTGGGCGCTGAGTTCCCATACTTTGCACCGCTGGCTTCTATACTTACTGTGCAGGTTACTGTGGCCGACTCAGTGGAGAAAGCAACGCAGCGCATCATCGGCATCATTGGAGGTGTGGCTGTCAGCCTGCTCATTGGCCACTGGTTCAGTATCAGCAGCTTATCTATTTTCCTTGTGATCATTATCGGGATGGGCATCTCGAAGGCGCTGCGCATGAACCCACAGATCATTTCGCAGGTGGCTGTAAGCTCTTTTTTGGTACTGGCTTTTGGATTTCAGGAAGATGGCTATGCCCTGGAACGGGTAGTGGAGACGCTGATGGGCTCGGTAGTAGCCGTACTCATAAACGCACTGATCATTCCGCAAAATGCTATTCCGGAGGTAGAGCAAAGTATAATTGCATTAGGTGAGCAGAGTACCAAAACGCTACAGTTTCTGGCAACGCAGCTAAAGCAGACAGAGAAAGGACAGCTGGTAGGTCGTCAGGAAACTGATGCACTGATTGCGGCAACCGAGAAGAGTGTGAAAGCACTACAGCTCGCCGAACAAAGCCTCAGATATAACCCATTTCTTACCCACAAGCGCACACGCCTCAGCCGTTTGTCTATTGGCGTGAAGCGACTGGAGCACATTACCACCCAAATTCGGGGCATTCGTCGTGGCATAGCAGATTTAAACTCGGGACACATTTTTGAGACAGACCTGCAGGATACACAAGCGCTGCAGGAAGCCATGGAGGCCACCGCTGCCTGTATCACCTTGTTTAGCCGAACGATGGTAGAGCCACCGGAACTTTACCGCCCTGCCCTGCTGGCCAGCATCCAAGAGGCCATGCAGTTGCAGAACCAGTGCCTGGATGCGCTGCGCAGCATCAAGTCTAACCGTACTCTGCGCGACATAGGCAGTATACTTACTGACCTCAACCGTATCCTGGCCGAAGCAGCCCGTTAGAGAAATAAGGAAAAAGTATCGTAGCCGTCAGAGCTACCGTTAAAGTATACTTCTGCTGTTCCGCCGGCACAACAAAGTATGGCGGCAGTTGTTGTAAGGCTAACAAAACGAGTTGATACTATGTCTATACTTTTTTCCCCACTAACTATCCGCAGCCTCACGCTCAGAAACCGTATTGCAGTGTCGCCTATGTGCATGTACAGCAGCAAAGACGGTTTTGCTACCGACTGGCACCTTGTGCACCTGGGTAGTCGTGCAATTGGCGGTGCCGGCCTTATCATTTCAGAGGCGACTGCTGTGGTTCCTGAAGGGCGCATCACACCTCACGATCTAGGTATCTGGAAGGATGAGCATATCGAAGGGCTGCAGCGCATTACCAAATTCATCAGTGAGAACGGTTCTGTTCCTGGTATACAATTGGCGCATGCTGGCCGTAAAGCCAGTCATAACCGTCCCTGGGATGGTGCCACACCTATCTTCCCTGAGGAGGAGAGCGGCTGGCAAACAGTAGCACCTAGTGCCGTACCTTTTGCAGAAGGTGGACCTGTACCGCACGAGCTAAGCGAGCAGGAAATTGCAGGCGTAATAGATGCCTTCGAGGCAGCTGCGAAACGATCCTTCCAAGCAGGTTTTAAAGTAGCCGAGATACATGCTGCCCATGGCTACCTGCTGCATGAGTTTTACTCCCCGCTCAGCAACAAACGCACCGACAAGTATGGCGGATCTTTCGAGAACCGCATACGACTGCTGCTGGAAGTAACTGAGCGTGTGCGCAAGGTGTGGCCAGAGGAGCTTCCGCTGATCGTGCGCATCTCCGCTACCGACTGGACCGAAGGAGGCTGGACTGGCGAAGACTCTGTGGCCCTGGCCCTGGAGCTGAAGAAGCGAGGCGTTGACCTGATTGACTGCTCCACTGGCGGAAATGTACCACGTGCTTCCATCCCTGTTGGCCCAGGGTACCAGGTGCCGTTTGCTGCCCAGGTACGACAGCAGGTTAACATTTTAACCGGAGCCGTAGGTATTATAACCGATGCCAGGCAGGCAGAGAAAATTCTCCAAAACAATCAAGCTGATATCGTGCTTTTGGCAAGAGAACTGCTCCGTGACCCGTACTTCCCAATGCATGCAGCCCTTGAACTGGGCGATGAGCATGTGTGGCCGCCACAATATGAGCGTGCAAAACCGCGCCATTAAACCAACGTCCGGCATCTGCAGCCGTAATGTAGACGAAACAATTAACTTTAATATGAGCGAGAACATAATTCATGACGAGGAAGACCTGCGCTTTTACATGCAAATAGATGGAGATGAGGCTGAGCTAACCTATACATACCCCGAAACCGAAGTAATGGACTTTGACCATACTTATGTGCCGGAGGATAGCCGCGGGCAAGGCGTAGCCGATAAACTCGTAAAGCAGGGGTTGGAGTATGCCAAGTCAAACAACTATAAGATAATTGCCTCCTGCCCGGTTGTAGAGGCCTACCTAAAGCGCCACCCTGAGTACCAGGAGATGGT is a genomic window containing:
- a CDS encoding PAS domain-containing sensor histidine kinase → MHHNSPPTRSSASIASLRLERLNRLLFNHYPDAIYTINTDGTFHTVNDTVCQVLQKEREELVGQNYQLAVHPEYWEHSFSYFKAAHEGLPQRYQTVVRSSSGESVFLDVTNFPLKVNGEMVGVFGIARDITEQKHREQALLRTTQELKRQNEELELFRKIIAHDFRSPIARLLGLSKLLQKDNLPEKTQETALSALLQSAQQLDGMVQDLNQMLSLHHQGDEPREQCDAVELVQLAMNSLQADISSAGGSITLDAPDTLQVFTVKAFMASIVQNLLSNAIKYRSPDRALQVNIQVAQQGKEVVFTFTDNGKGMDLDQVGSSLFRMYKRFHHEVDGKGLGLYLVKEQVRLLEGRIEVESTPEQGTTFTVTLPV
- a CDS encoding response regulator; translated protein: MYKKVYIVDDDEVSIFLTEAILEAESFATEFKGFLDPKKALYNLLENAKNSNTSALPEVIFLDLNMPFISGWDFLEALAPYEHALKGRCRIYILTSSVDEHERQRAAASGLVAGFLQKPLQDGCLTQLKRN
- a CDS encoding response regulator, translated to MFKNVYIIDDDEVSVFLTEAMLMTENFAHNYETFLNPQDALQHLLQALGQGKEDKTPDIIFLDLNMPFMSGWDFLNALAPYEAQLQECCSLYLLSSSMDVQEVQRARKYPLLSGFLQKPLEEATIRDLLKQTS
- a CDS encoding MBL fold metallo-hydrolase translates to MKLSRANQANICNTCGTRFSTAKTNQELCCICSDDRQFVPPQGQQWITYEQLAKERNILFSQLQPQLYDLRITPAFAIGQKAHLVLSPGGNILWDCLPLLDAQTHAYIQSLGGLKAIAISHPHFYSLMAEWAEAFDCPIYLHENDREWLKDSSPHIETFSPERKELWDDISIVHVGGHFPGSTVLHLPHHGHAGTLLTGDSILVVQDKNRVTFMYSYPNMIPLPKRDIEQIWERVKVLKFDTLHAAFKGSGIEKGAKEVVEKSAKRYLEIFTP
- the namA gene encoding NADPH dehydrogenase NamA, producing MSILFSPLTIRSLTLRNRIAVSPMCMYSSKDGFATDWHLVHLGSRAIGGAGLIISEATAVVPEGRITPHDLGIWKDEHIEGLQRITKFISENGSVPGIQLAHAGRKASHNRPWDGATPIFPEEESGWQTVAPSAVPFAEGGPVPHELSEQEIAGVIDAFEAAAKRSFQAGFKVAEIHAAHGYLLHEFYSPLSNKRTDKYGGSFENRIRLLLEVTERVRKVWPEELPLIVRISATDWTEGGWTGEDSVALALELKKRGVDLIDCSTGGNVPRASIPVGPGYQVPFAAQVRQQVNILTGAVGIITDARQAEKILQNNQADIVLLARELLRDPYFPMHAALELGDEHVWPPQYERAKPRH
- a CDS encoding GNAT family N-acetyltransferase, encoding MSVQNRAIKPTSGICSRNVDETINFNMSENIIHDEEDLRFYMQIDGDEAELTYTYPETEVMDFDHTYVPEDSRGQGVADKLVKQGLEYAKSNNYKIIASCPVVEAYLKRHPEYQEMVYPV
- a CDS encoding FUSC family protein: MPKTLDIFARFGLTLQIVKTALAAAISWSVATTFLGAEFPYFAPLASILTVQVTVADSVEKATQRIIGIIGGVAVSLLIGHWFSISSLSIFLVIIIGMGISKALRMNPQIISQVAVSSFLVLAFGFQEDGYALERVVETLMGSVVAVLINALIIPQNAIPEVEQSIIALGEQSTKTLQFLATQLKQTEKGQLVGRQETDALIAATEKSVKALQLAEQSLRYNPFLTHKRTRLSRLSIGVKRLEHITTQIRGIRRGIADLNSGHIFETDLQDTQALQEAMEATAACITLFSRTMVEPPELYRPALLASIQEAMQLQNQCLDALRSIKSNRTLRDIGSILTDLNRILAEAAR